A genomic stretch from Procambarus clarkii isolate CNS0578487 chromosome 14, FALCON_Pclarkii_2.0, whole genome shotgun sequence includes:
- the LOC123771147 gene encoding metalloproteinase inhibitor 3, with product MMLFLVFAVVLARVRRLTETPSGDMAYKVKVKKLVKGSEKVEVILQKGLIYTPPSTCMAKLKARTVHVITGTVAGGKPWVDLCDYAAPIRSLTPKMKKGFRLLYQSGCDCPIMPCYSWEECPKASFFCGWETAFEKNDCQGRQSMCLRGPDGTCDWLRGHLYWTCMKSLRGVQNATDVTINNTQDNNISRDVAITPGRHKPSRYGYKRIPGHGRRPLRPGRPRNVFTRIGYVPKNG from the exons ATGATGTTGTTTCTTGTGTTTGCAGTGGTGTTGGCCCGCGTCCGTCGACTGACAGAGACACCCAGCGGTGACATGGCTTACAAGGTCAAGGTCAAGAAACTGGTCAAG GGGTCGGAGAAGGTGGAGGTGATCTTGCAGAAGGGCCTCATCTATACCCCACCGAGCACCTGCATGGCCAAGCTCAAGGCCCGCACCGTCCACGTCATCACGGGCACCGTGGCGGGCGGGAAGCCCTGGGTCGACCTCTGTGACTACGCCGCCCCCATCAGGAGCCTCACGCCCAAGATGAAGAAGGGCTTCCGCCTCCTCTACCAGAGCGGCTGCGACTGTCCG ATCATGCCCTGCTACTCATGGGAGGAGTGCCCCAAGGCCAGCTTCTTCTGCGGGTGGGAGACGGCCTTTGAGAAGAACGATTGCCAGGGACGACAGTCT ATGTGCCTTCGAGGTCCAGATGGGACTTGCGACTGGCTTCGTGGACACCTGTACTGGACATGCATGAAGTCTCTTCGGGGGGTGCAAAATGCTACTGAtgtcaccatcaataacacccaaGACAACAACATCAGCAGAGACGTCGCCATCACTCCAGGTCGGCATAAACCATCAAGATATGGTTACAAGCGCATTCCGGGCCATGGACGCAGGCCACTACGACCAGGGCGGCCACGTAATGTCTTCACGAGAATTGGTTACGTCCCCAAGAATGGCTGA
- the LOC123769875 gene encoding uncharacterized protein — MRCKETGSKCLPPGEGGALPDAQNDVRGTEDQERGTEDQERGTEDQERDTEGQERGTEYQERDTEDQERDTEDQERGTEDQERGTEDQERDTEGQERDTEDQERGTEDQERGTEDQERDTEGQERDTEDQERGTEDQERGTEGQERDTEGQERDTEDQERDTEGQERDTEDQERDTEGQERDTEDQERDTEGQERDTEGQERGTEDQERDTEDQERDTEDQERDTEDQERGTEDQERDTEDQERDTEGQERDTEDQERDTEDQERDTEDQERDTEDQERGTEDQERDTEDQERCTEDQERDTEGQERDTEGQERDTEDQERDTEGQERGTEDQERDTEDQERDTEDQERDTEGQERDTEGQERDTEGQERDTEGQERDTEGQERDTEDQERGTEDQKRDTEDQERDTEGQERGTEDQERDTEDQERGAEDHERDTEDQERGTEDQERGAEDHERDTEDQERGTEDQERDTEGQERGTEGQERGTEDQERDTEGQERGTER, encoded by the exons ATGAGGTGCAAGGAAACTGGGTCAAAATGCTTGCCTCCGGGGGAGGGCGGGGCGCTTCCTGATG CCCAAAATGACGTACGAGGCACAGAGGACCAGGAACGTGGCACAGAGGACCAGGAACGTGGCACAGAGGACCAGGAACGAGACACAGAGGGCCAGGAACGAGGCACAGAGTACCAGGAACGAGACACAGAGGACCAGGAACGAGACACAGAGGACCAGGAACGAGGCACAGAGGACCAGGAACGAGGCACAGAGGACCAGGAACGAGACACAGAGGGCCAGGAACGAGACACAGAGGACCAGGAACGAGGCACAGAGGACCAGGAACGAGGCACAGAGGACCAGGAACGAGACACAGAGGGCCAGGAACGAGACACAGAGGACCAGGAACGAGGCACAGAGGACCAGGAACGAGGCACAGAGGGCCAGGAACGAGACACAGAGGGCCAGGAACGAGACACAGAGGACCAGGAACGAGACACAGAGGGCCAGGAACGAGACACAGAGGACCAGGAACGAGACACAGAGGGCCAGGAACGAGACACAGAGGACCAGGAACGAGACACAGAGGGCCAGGAACGAGACACAGAAGGCCAGGAACGAGGCACAGAGGACCAGGAACGAGACACAGAGGACCAGGAACGAGACACAGAGGACCAGGAACGAGACACAGAGGACCAGGAACGAGGCACAGAGGACCAGGAACGAGACACAGAGGACCAGGAACGAGACACAGAGGGCCAGGAACGAGACACAGAGGACCAGGAACGAGACACAGAGGACCAGGAACGAGACACAGAGGACCAGGAACGAGACACAGAGGACCAGGAACGAGGCACAGAGGACCAGGAACGAGACACAGAGGACCAGGAACGTTGCACAGAGGACCAGGAACGAGACACAGAGGGCCAGGAACGAGACACAGAGGGCCAGGAACGAGACACAGAGGACCAGGAACGAGACACAGAGGGCCAGGAACGAGGCACAGAGGACCAGGAACGAGACACAGAGGACCAGGAACGAGACACAGAGGACCAGGAACGAGACACAGAGGGCCAGGAACGTGACACAGAGGGCCAGGAACGAGACACAGAGGGACAGGAACGAGACACAGAGGGCCAGGAACGAGACACAGAGGGCCAGGAACGAGACACAGAGGACCAGGAACGTGGCACAGAGGACCAGAAACGAGACACAGAGGACCAGGAACGAGACACAGAGGGCCAGGAACGTGGCACAGAGGACCAGGAACGTGACACAGAGGACCAGGAACGAGGCGCAGAGGACCATGAACGTGACACAGAGGACCAGGAACGTGGCACAGAGGACCAGGAACGAGGCGCAGAGGACCATGAACGTGACACAGAGGACCAGGAACGTGGCACAGAGGACCAGGAACGAGACACAGAGGGCCAGGAACGAGGCACAGAGGGCCAGGAACGAGGCACAGAGGACCAGGAACGAGACACAGAGGGCCAGGAACGTGGCACAGAACGGTAG